From the genome of Bradyrhizobium sp. ORS 278:
ACCGGCGGCGCCGGCTTCATCGGCTCGGCCGTGGTGCGGCACCTCTTGCGCGACACCCATGCCCGCGTGGTCAACATCGACAAGCTGACCTACGCCGCCAATCTCGATTCGCTGCCCGGCGCGGCCGGCAATCCGCATTACGCCTTCGAGCAGGCCGATATCTGCGACGCGGCCGCCTTGCGCAAGCTGTTCGACAAGTACCAGCCCGACGCGGTGATGAACCTCGCCGCCGAGAGCCATGTCGACCGCTCGATCGACGGCCCCGGCGAGTTCATCCAGACCAACATCGTCGGCACCTTCACGCTGCTGCAGGAGGCGCTGCGCCACTTCCGCAGCCTGTCTCCGGAGAAGCGCGCCGGCTTCCGCTTCCTGCACATCTCGACCGACGAGGTGTTCGGCACGCTCGGCGACACCGGCCTGTTCACCGAGACCACGGCCTACGCGCCCAACTCGCCCTATTCGGCGAGCAAGGCCTCGTCCGACCATCTGGTGCGGGCCTGGCGCGAGACCTACGAGCTGCCGACCATGATCACCAACTGCTCGAACAATTACGGGCCGTATCACTTCCCCGAGAAGCTGATCCCGCACATGATCATCAAGGGCCTCGGCTTCGAGACGCTGCCGGTCTATGGCGACGGCCAGAACATCCGCGACTGGCTGTTCGTCGAGGACCACGCGAGGGCGTTGACCCTGGTGCTGGAGCGCGGCCAGGTCGGCGAGACCTACAATGTCGGCGGCCGCAACGAGCGCACCAATCTGCACGTGGTCGAGACCATCTGCGACCTGCTCGACGCGGTCGCGCCGGGGCCGCAAGGCGGCCGCCGCCAGCTGATCAGCTTCGTCACCGACCGCCCCGGCCACGACCGCCGCTACGCCATCGACGCCTCCAAGCTGGAGCGCGAGCTCGGCTGGCGCGCCGAGGAGACTTTCGAGACCGGCATCGCCAAGACCGTCCGCTGGTATGTCCAGGAGAAACCGTGGTGGCAGGCGATCCTGCAGCGCGGCTATCAGACCGAGCGGCTCGGCCGCAAGGCAGCGCATTGACCCTCCGATGGTCAGCGCCGGCCTCGACCTCCGGGACGAGCCGCCGCGGCCTCGCGGCGCGATGAGCGCCCGAGCTGTGCTGAAATCCGGACCCTCGCAAACGAGGGCGCAGGGAAGACCGGGTGCCCAACGCACCCATGGCCCCCGTGCGAGAAAAATGCACGGGGAAGGAACCACAGGCAACGCCGGATTCACACCGGCCTTCCCTGCACGATGGTTTATGGCGTACTTCGTGCTCTCCCCGGGGACCGGCTTGTTTGCCCCCGTCACGCCAGTGCGTCATCGCACTGCGCTTGGCATCAGCGTCGGGATGCCAGGACCACACGACTTGACCATCCGTACCAGCGACCGCTCGTCAGCCGGCCATGGCACGTCCACCGCATCCCAAGCCCAACGTCCGTGACGACGCGCACGCCCCTCCGAGGAGCCCGGGACACCGACAAAGGTGCTTCTGATTTGCCCGACGGCGCAAGCGCTGGAGGGTGCGACATGGTAACGCGACGGGCAGTGAATTTGACTGGGGGTCAATAGCCTAGGAAACTAATCCCTCCAACACAACAGTCACCCGATCTCTTTGTAACGAGCGAAAATTGAAATCATCAGCACTTGGAGCAATGATCCGCTCAGTTGCGATCCAGATAACATGATCCGGTTTAAACGACCTAAGTAGATCCAAATCAATAGCATTAGACCATACAAACACAATATACTCGAACAGCGTGTGCATCGCAGAAATCGACGTGTAAGCACCGGAAGTGCCAAACAGATATAGCTTACTTCCCCTATTTGCCGCCATAGTATTACGGGAAATTGACACGTTTCCCGTGATCCGCCCCTCACCACTCAGCGCGCCCGCAACCGTCTCGTGGAAGCTGCGGATGCCCT
Proteins encoded in this window:
- the rfbB gene encoding dTDP-glucose 4,6-dehydratase encodes the protein MRFKGSTIFVTGGAGFIGSAVVRHLLRDTHARVVNIDKLTYAANLDSLPGAAGNPHYAFEQADICDAAALRKLFDKYQPDAVMNLAAESHVDRSIDGPGEFIQTNIVGTFTLLQEALRHFRSLSPEKRAGFRFLHISTDEVFGTLGDTGLFTETTAYAPNSPYSASKASSDHLVRAWRETYELPTMITNCSNNYGPYHFPEKLIPHMIIKGLGFETLPVYGDGQNIRDWLFVEDHARALTLVLERGQVGETYNVGGRNERTNLHVVETICDLLDAVAPGPQGGRRQLISFVTDRPGHDRRYAIDASKLERELGWRAEETFETGIAKTVRWYVQEKPWWQAILQRGYQTERLGRKAAH